A stretch of Rhizobium sp. TH2 DNA encodes these proteins:
- the pdeM gene encoding ligase-associated DNA damage response endonuclease PdeM yields the protein MHGLARLRATSDQLPTAFIETELNGQTVVLDPGGAIYLPDCGLLCVSDLHLEKGAAYARRGQLLPPWDTFATLKILGTVIARHNPRVVVSLGDNFHDRRGSAEMPELGRMLIREMAMGREWIWISGNHDPDGVENLPGISAETLDHGGLHFRHDPLKEPHAGEISGHLHPAAMLVRRERGVRRPCFATDGKRLIMPSFGVMTGGLDLRHKAFAGLFEKTRLVAHMLGQGRVHSISYSRLNG from the coding sequence ATGCACGGCCTCGCTCGTCTTCGCGCCACTTCGGACCAACTGCCCACTGCTTTCATCGAAACCGAACTCAACGGCCAGACCGTTGTCCTCGACCCCGGCGGCGCCATCTATCTCCCCGATTGCGGCCTGCTCTGCGTCTCCGACCTTCACCTCGAAAAAGGTGCCGCCTATGCACGGCGCGGCCAGCTTCTGCCACCGTGGGATACGTTCGCAACGCTGAAAATCCTTGGCACCGTCATCGCCCGCCACAATCCGCGCGTCGTCGTTTCGCTGGGTGATAATTTCCACGATCGTCGCGGTTCCGCTGAGATGCCGGAACTTGGCCGCATGCTGATCCGCGAGATGGCGATGGGTCGTGAATGGATCTGGATCTCGGGCAATCATGATCCCGATGGCGTCGAGAACCTGCCGGGCATTTCAGCCGAAACGCTTGACCATGGCGGCCTGCATTTCCGGCACGATCCGCTGAAGGAGCCGCATGCCGGCGAAATCTCGGGTCATCTTCATCCGGCAGCGATGCTGGTGCGGCGCGAGCGCGGCGTGCGTCGCCCCTGTTTTGCCACTGACGGCAAGCGGCTGATCATGCCGTCCTTCGGCGTGATGACCGGCGGGCTCGATCTCCGCCACAAGGCCTTTGCCGGCCTGTTCGAGAAGACGCGCCTCGTTGCCCATATGCTGGGCCAGGGCCGCGTCCACTCCATTTCCTATAGCCGCC
- a CDS encoding ligase-associated DNA damage response DEXH box helicase — MDSRANEETGAMLPEPFAGWFASKGWRPRAHQLALVDETAKGESALLIAPTGAGKTLAGFLPSMIALTRRGRKPPGSAFRGIHTLYISPLKALAVDIERNLERPVSEIGLNISIETRTGDTPQGKRTRQRLNPPDILLTTPEQVALLIASKEAERFFKDMEYVIFDELHSLVTSKRGHLLSLGLARLRKLAPKLKTIGLSATVAEPDDLRKWLVAQAPEETRLSGLVTVSGGARPVITILDTEERIPWSGHSARYAMGEVYKAIGEHRTTILFVNTRSQAEMLFQELWRINDDSLPIALHHGSLDVGQRRRVEAAMSENKLRAVVATSTLDLGLDWGDVDLVIHIGAPKGASRLAQRIGRSNHRMDEPSKAILVPANRFEVMECQAALDANYVGAQDTPPVGRGALDVLCQHIMGMACADPFDALHLYDEIISASPYADLSWETYERALDFVATGGYALRTYERYAKIRKNADGLWRVSNPVYATQYRLNIGTIIESPVLNVRLVRKGRGATGRGGPVLGQVEEYFLETMKQGDTFMFGGRVLRFEGIHENECLASEARAEDPRIPAYAGGKFPLSTFLAEGVRAMLDDAARRERLPDQVRDWLAIQAEKSVLPKRDELLIETFPRGQRFYFVAYPFEGRLAHQTLGMLLTRRLDRAGAKPLGFVATDYSIAIWCLEDIGAMIGAKKLSLAKLFDEDMLGDDLDAWLNETYLLKRTFRACAVIAGLIERRHPGKEKSGRQITVSADLIYDVLRAHEPDHILLEATRSDAAKGLLDIQRLGDMLARIKGHIRLQRLDQISPLAIPVMLEIGKESVSGAADEELLKEAAEDLIADAMG; from the coding sequence ATGGATAGCCGAGCAAACGAGGAGACCGGGGCGATGCTGCCCGAGCCCTTTGCCGGCTGGTTTGCCTCCAAGGGCTGGCGGCCGCGCGCGCACCAGTTGGCGCTGGTCGATGAGACGGCCAAGGGAGAATCGGCGCTGCTGATCGCCCCGACCGGCGCGGGCAAGACGCTCGCCGGTTTCCTGCCATCCATGATCGCGCTGACGCGGCGTGGGCGGAAGCCACCCGGCTCGGCGTTTCGCGGCATCCACACGCTCTACATCTCGCCGCTCAAGGCGCTGGCCGTGGATATCGAGCGCAATCTCGAACGTCCCGTTTCCGAGATAGGCCTCAATATCTCCATCGAGACCCGCACCGGCGATACGCCGCAGGGCAAGCGCACCCGCCAGCGACTCAATCCGCCCGACATCCTGCTCACCACGCCGGAGCAGGTGGCGCTGCTCATCGCCTCCAAAGAGGCCGAACGCTTCTTCAAGGACATGGAATATGTGATCTTCGACGAGCTCCATTCGCTGGTCACCTCCAAGCGCGGGCATCTGCTGTCGCTCGGGCTGGCACGACTGAGGAAGCTTGCGCCGAAACTGAAGACGATCGGGCTGTCGGCGACCGTCGCGGAGCCGGACGACCTTCGCAAATGGCTGGTCGCGCAGGCGCCGGAGGAGACGCGGCTATCCGGCCTCGTTACCGTGTCAGGTGGCGCGAGACCTGTTATCACCATCCTCGATACCGAGGAACGCATTCCGTGGTCGGGCCACTCGGCGCGCTATGCGATGGGCGAGGTCTACAAGGCGATCGGCGAGCACAGGACCACGATTCTGTTCGTCAACACCCGCTCGCAGGCGGAGATGCTGTTCCAGGAGCTCTGGCGAATCAACGATGATTCGCTGCCGATCGCGCTACACCACGGTTCGCTTGATGTCGGCCAGCGCCGGCGTGTCGAGGCTGCGATGTCGGAGAACAAGCTGCGCGCCGTGGTCGCGACCTCGACGCTCGATCTCGGGCTCGATTGGGGCGATGTCGATCTCGTCATTCATATCGGCGCGCCGAAGGGTGCTTCGCGGCTCGCCCAGCGCATCGGCCGTTCCAACCACCGCATGGATGAGCCGTCGAAGGCGATTCTCGTCCCGGCCAACCGCTTCGAGGTGATGGAATGCCAGGCCGCGCTCGATGCCAATTATGTTGGCGCGCAGGATACGCCGCCGGTCGGGCGCGGCGCACTCGACGTGCTCTGCCAGCACATCATGGGCATGGCCTGCGCCGATCCCTTCGATGCGCTTCATCTCTATGACGAGATCATTTCGGCCTCGCCCTATGCGGACCTGAGCTGGGAGACCTACGAGCGGGCGCTGGATTTCGTCGCCACCGGCGGCTATGCGCTCCGGACCTACGAACGCTACGCCAAAATCCGCAAGAACGCCGACGGGCTGTGGCGTGTCTCCAACCCGGTCTATGCCACGCAATACCGGCTCAATATCGGCACGATCATCGAATCTCCGGTGCTGAACGTGCGGCTCGTCCGCAAGGGCAGGGGTGCGACCGGGCGCGGAGGGCCGGTGCTAGGACAGGTCGAGGAATACTTTCTGGAGACGATGAAGCAGGGCGATACGTTCATGTTCGGCGGCCGCGTTCTGCGCTTCGAGGGCATCCACGAAAACGAATGCCTGGCCTCCGAAGCCCGCGCCGAGGACCCCAGGATTCCCGCCTATGCGGGCGGCAAGTTCCCGCTCTCGACCTTCCTGGCCGAAGGCGTGCGCGCCATGCTCGACGATGCCGCCCGCCGCGAGCGCCTGCCCGACCAGGTGCGCGACTGGCTGGCGATCCAGGCGGAAAAATCGGTCCTGCCGAAGCGCGACGAATTGCTGATCGAGACCTTTCCGCGCGGACAGCGCTTCTACTTCGTCGCCTATCCGTTCGAGGGACGGCTCGCGCACCAGACGCTCGGCATGCTGCTCACCCGGCGGCTGGACCGCGCCGGCGCCAAGCCGCTCGGCTTCGTCGCTACGGATTATTCGATCGCCATCTGGTGCCTGGAGGATATCGGCGCGATGATTGGGGCGAAGAAGCTCTCGCTGGCCAAACTCTTCGACGAGGATATGCTTGGCGACGATCTCGATGCCTGGCTCAACGAGACCTATCTCCTCAAGCGCACGTTCCGCGCCTGCGCGGTCATCGCGGGCTTGATCGAGCGGCGGCATCCCGGCAAGGAAAAATCCGGTCGTCAGATTACTGTTTCGGCCGACCTGATCTACGATGTCCTGCGTGCCCATGAACCCGACCATATCCTGCTCGAAGCCACGCGCAGTGACGCGGCAAAGGGGCTTTTGGATATTCAGCGACTTGGCGATATGCTGGCGCGAATCAAGGGGCATATCAGGCTCCAGCGGCTCGACCAGATTTCGCCGCTGGCGATCCCGGTCATGCTCGAAATCGGCAAGGAATCGGTCAGCGGCGCCGCCGACGAGGAACTCCTCAAGGAGGCCGCCGAGGATTTGATTGCGGATGCAATGGGATGA
- a CDS encoding Rrf2 family transcriptional regulator, producing MKMSDGVEQAIHSVTMLAHLTEGGVLSAAALAEFHGVSPSYLLKHLQALSGASIVQTVPGPKGGYRLARPTGDISLLDIVLAVEGNAPAFRCNEIRQRGPNPVPGKPTKPCGIASAMLKAERAYRAELARVTIADVIGDLNETDTDGAIAARGCAFLEINERKSA from the coding sequence ATGAAGATGAGCGACGGCGTAGAGCAGGCCATCCACAGCGTGACGATGCTGGCGCACCTCACCGAGGGCGGTGTGCTGTCGGCGGCGGCATTGGCGGAGTTTCATGGCGTATCGCCGAGCTACCTGCTCAAGCACCTGCAGGCACTGTCGGGCGCCAGCATTGTCCAGACGGTGCCGGGGCCGAAAGGCGGCTACCGTCTCGCCAGGCCGACCGGTGATATCTCGCTTCTCGATATCGTGCTCGCCGTCGAAGGCAATGCCCCGGCCTTCCGCTGCAACGAAATCCGTCAGCGCGGACCGAACCCAGTACCGGGTAAACCCACCAAGCCCTGTGGCATAGCCTCTGCCATGCTCAAGGCCGAACGTGCCTATCGCGCCGAACTCGCCCGCGTGACGATCGCTGACGTGATCGGCGACCTGAACGAGACCGACACCGATGGCGCGATCGCCGCCCGAGGCTGCGCCTTCCTCGAAATCAACGAACGCAAATCCGCTTAA
- a CDS encoding carboxymuconolactone decarboxylase family protein, with translation MQPRFNFYKAAPDAYKAVAALEDYVQTSGIEKRHIHLIKLRASIINGCAYCVDMHSKEARNGGLPEQWINLMAVWKESPVYDTRERALLGWVDAVTNLAQTGAPDDAYEALKAHFSEEDMTKLTVAIGAINIWNRLAVGFRSQHPIDQAAKAA, from the coding sequence ATGCAACCCCGTTTCAACTTCTACAAAGCCGCCCCGGATGCCTACAAGGCCGTTGCCGCACTCGAGGACTATGTCCAGACCTCCGGCATCGAGAAGCGCCATATCCACCTCATCAAGCTCCGCGCCTCGATCATCAACGGCTGCGCCTATTGCGTCGACATGCATAGTAAGGAAGCCCGCAACGGCGGCCTGCCGGAACAGTGGATCAACCTGATGGCCGTGTGGAAGGAATCACCGGTTTACGACACCAGAGAACGCGCCCTGCTCGGCTGGGTCGATGCGGTGACCAACCTCGCCCAGACCGGCGCGCCGGACGACGCCTATGAAGCGCTCAAGGCGCATTTCAGTGAGGAGGACATGACCAAGCTGACGGTTGCGATCGGCGCGATCAATATCTGGAACCGCCTCGCCGTCGGCTTCCGCTCGCAGCACCCGATCGACCAGGCTGCCAAGGCGGCCTGA
- a CDS encoding methyltransferase domain-containing protein, giving the protein MAVADSSTGESVPYILVHSDREIRRLKHQADIINPITRRILLFAGIGPGMRVLDVGCGAGDVSLLIAELVGETGEVVGVDRAPAALAAAERRVANYPAKNISFREGDPGSLTFEKSFDAAVGRYVLMFQADPAALLRDAARHVRPGGVVAFHEPDWSGARSHPPSRNYDQSCEWIVETFKRTGIETRMGGKLDAVFRAAGLAAPAMHLEAVIGGETGGRDWAHQTNELMVTMLPEIIGRGVVAAGSIDPAAVEAGMMRDIAAGAVIMSRSEIGAWSRIADG; this is encoded by the coding sequence ATGGCAGTCGCAGACAGCAGCACGGGGGAAAGCGTTCCCTATATTCTCGTCCATTCCGATCGTGAAATCAGGCGCCTGAAGCATCAGGCGGATATCATCAATCCGATCACGCGGCGCATCCTGTTGTTTGCAGGCATCGGTCCCGGCATGCGGGTGCTCGATGTTGGCTGCGGCGCGGGTGATGTATCGCTCCTGATCGCCGAATTGGTCGGTGAGACCGGCGAGGTGGTCGGTGTCGATCGTGCGCCTGCGGCACTTGCCGCGGCCGAGCGGCGGGTGGCGAACTATCCGGCCAAGAATATCAGCTTCCGCGAAGGCGATCCGGGTTCGCTGACCTTCGAGAAATCCTTCGATGCCGCCGTCGGCCGCTATGTGCTGATGTTCCAGGCCGATCCCGCGGCGCTGCTGCGGGATGCCGCGCGCCATGTGCGGCCGGGCGGGGTCGTCGCCTTCCACGAGCCGGACTGGAGTGGCGCCCGCTCGCATCCGCCATCACGCAATTACGACCAGAGCTGCGAATGGATCGTCGAGACGTTCAAGCGGACCGGCATCGAGACGCGCATGGGTGGCAAGCTCGATGCCGTGTTCCGGGCGGCCGGGCTCGCGGCGCCCGCCATGCACCTCGAAGCTGTTATCGGAGGTGAGACGGGTGGCCGCGACTGGGCGCATCAGACCAATGAACTGATGGTCACGATGCTGCCGGAGATCATTGGCAGAGGTGTTGTGGCGGCCGGATCGATCGACCCGGCTGCTGTCGAGGCCGGCATGATGCGCGACATTGCGGCCGGTGCGGTGATCATGAGCCGTTCGGAGATCGGCGCATGGTCCCGGATAGCGGACGGCTGA
- a CDS encoding YitT family protein, producing MAKIGFWNTEPARHSLFEDAQGLFTGTVLASLGVMLLAKAGVLTGGVAGVAFLLHYAFGWSFGLGFFVLNLPFYWFAYKRVGKAFTIKTFVAIGLLAIFAEYQPKLLELGHINPVWAAVLGGLLIGMGMLALFRHRASLGGVGIVALYLQERFGWRAGLIQLGIDLVILAASFLVASPFIVLCSVIGALAMNFFIAVNHRTDRYIAL from the coding sequence ATGGCGAAGATCGGCTTTTGGAACACAGAACCTGCGCGGCACTCGCTGTTCGAGGATGCGCAAGGGTTGTTCACCGGCACCGTACTGGCCTCGCTCGGCGTGATGCTGCTCGCCAAGGCCGGGGTGCTCACCGGCGGCGTCGCGGGCGTGGCGTTCCTTTTGCACTATGCCTTCGGCTGGAGTTTTGGCTTAGGTTTTTTCGTGCTCAATCTGCCGTTCTACTGGTTTGCCTATAAGCGCGTCGGCAAGGCTTTCACGATCAAGACCTTCGTGGCGATCGGGCTGTTGGCCATTTTCGCCGAGTATCAGCCGAAGCTGCTGGAGCTTGGGCATATCAATCCGGTCTGGGCCGCAGTGCTCGGCGGCCTGCTGATCGGCATGGGCATGCTCGCCTTGTTCCGCCATCGCGCGAGCCTGGGTGGCGTAGGCATCGTGGCGCTCTACCTGCAGGAACGCTTCGGCTGGCGGGCGGGACTGATCCAGCTTGGCATCGATCTGGTGATCCTCGCCGCGTCGTTCCTCGTCGCCAGCCCTTTTATCGTCCTCTGCTCGGTGATCGGTGCGCTGGCGATGAATTTCTTTATCGCCGTCAATCACCGCACGGATCGATACATAGCACTGTGA
- a CDS encoding PAN domain-containing protein, translating to MPITRIVLFLMLAILPFRVWAADIRIERTPDGNSFLIVKGEIAIGDDQKFNNLAIQLKQTTVFLNSPGGLVDPGMEIGKTINIKGFSTAVMPNEVCASTCALIWLAGRPRGLFNSSKIGFHAVFTVDSGQPNVSGSGNALVGAYLQKLGLNEQTIFFVTNTKPDTFDWLDANEAKQIGLDVMVLADTASQPTPYGDNSKTSDASAFPKESQSSSEGLPKSSTDTSSQVPEVTRDWATLQDSDLPGYDLPGMPLSSASPDECKAACNLVGRCVAYTFNAAFGKCFLKSHAFESLQYTGALSGYDIGRVTVSRVGSEVGAIGFRTSSGHEIVSPPYLAFKNSTLAWCQDKCISQKRCTGFNFYQGGECRLLRAKKPTRRNNVAFSGIRLD from the coding sequence ATGCCGATCACGCGGATTGTGCTTTTCTTGATGTTGGCGATCCTACCCTTCAGGGTCTGGGCAGCAGACATTCGCATTGAGCGCACTCCGGACGGCAACTCTTTTCTGATCGTCAAGGGCGAAATTGCCATCGGAGATGATCAGAAGTTCAACAATCTCGCAATTCAACTTAAACAGACGACGGTTTTCCTCAATAGTCCGGGCGGGTTAGTTGACCCTGGAATGGAGATAGGAAAGACAATAAATATTAAGGGCTTTTCGACGGCAGTGATGCCAAACGAGGTTTGTGCGTCTACTTGTGCTCTTATCTGGCTCGCCGGAAGACCTCGTGGCTTGTTTAACAGTTCCAAGATTGGCTTCCATGCCGTTTTCACAGTCGATAGCGGTCAACCGAATGTAAGCGGATCGGGCAACGCGCTTGTGGGAGCCTATCTGCAAAAACTGGGGCTGAACGAGCAAACAATTTTTTTCGTCACTAATACAAAGCCAGACACCTTTGACTGGCTCGACGCCAATGAGGCAAAGCAGATCGGACTGGATGTCATGGTGTTAGCAGACACCGCATCCCAGCCCACGCCTTATGGTGACAATTCCAAGACCAGCGACGCCTCAGCTTTTCCCAAAGAATCTCAATCCAGTTCAGAAGGCTTACCCAAAAGCAGTACTGACACATCGTCGCAAGTCCCTGAAGTGACGCGAGATTGGGCCACTTTGCAAGATAGTGACCTTCCAGGTTACGATCTCCCGGGCATGCCTCTTTCATCCGCAAGCCCGGATGAATGCAAAGCGGCCTGTAATCTAGTAGGACGATGCGTTGCCTACACCTTCAATGCAGCGTTCGGAAAGTGTTTCCTGAAATCGCACGCATTTGAATCCCTGCAATATACGGGCGCACTGTCCGGTTATGATATCGGCCGCGTGACGGTGAGCCGAGTGGGGAGCGAAGTCGGTGCGATTGGCTTCAGGACCAGTTCCGGTCACGAAATTGTCTCACCACCCTACCTGGCCTTCAAGAATTCCACACTGGCTTGGTGCCAAGACAAGTGCATATCCCAAAAGAGATGTACGGGTTTTAACTTCTACCAAGGCGGCGAGTGTCGTCTCTTGCGGGCAAAGAAACCCACCCGTCGAAACAACGTTGCATTCTCTGGAATCCGACTAGATTAG
- a CDS encoding class I SAM-dependent methyltransferase encodes MKRFKNMRNLSSGDITADRRADYAKMLSENGDHSAATDLMRQALELVPNWAAGWFQLGELAEKAGDMQRAVDAFRKVTEIDRNDMFGAGLKIAKLEGKTPALPPSAYVAEMFNDYASRFDESLVEKLQYTVPAKLKALVDAHLGAGHKFFNAVDIGCGTGLFGAEIAGNCYRLEGYDISDSMLAKAAAKKIYNHLGRADLSLPPDQSGLFGSPRRADLVSAADVMMYLGDLKAAFANVAQLIKPDGVFAFSVEKAADESGFELRSSLRYAHSETHVATMLAANGLETIATEEAVIRMDAGEPITGLLFLARRSG; translated from the coding sequence ATGAAAAGATTCAAAAACATGCGAAACCTTTCTTCCGGCGATATCACCGCCGACCGCCGTGCCGACTATGCCAAGATGCTGTCCGAGAACGGCGACCACAGCGCCGCCACCGACCTGATGCGGCAGGCTCTCGAGCTCGTGCCGAACTGGGCCGCGGGCTGGTTCCAACTCGGCGAGCTCGCAGAAAAGGCCGGCGACATGCAGCGCGCCGTGGATGCCTTTCGCAAGGTGACGGAAATCGATCGCAACGACATGTTCGGCGCGGGGCTCAAGATCGCCAAGCTCGAGGGCAAGACGCCGGCGCTGCCGCCGAGCGCCTATGTCGCGGAAATGTTCAACGATTATGCCAGCCGCTTCGACGAGTCTCTCGTTGAAAAGCTGCAATATACGGTGCCGGCCAAACTGAAAGCATTGGTGGATGCCCATCTGGGCGCCGGGCACAAGTTCTTCAATGCCGTCGATATCGGCTGCGGCACCGGCCTTTTCGGCGCCGAGATCGCCGGCAACTGTTATCGGCTCGAAGGCTATGACATATCCGATTCCATGCTGGCCAAGGCCGCGGCGAAGAAGATTTACAATCATCTCGGCCGCGCCGACCTGTCGCTTCCGCCGGACCAATCCGGCCTGTTCGGCTCGCCCCGCCGCGCCGATCTGGTTTCGGCTGCCGATGTCATGATGTATCTCGGCGACCTGAAGGCTGCCTTCGCCAATGTCGCGCAACTGATCAAGCCCGATGGCGTCTTCGCCTTCTCCGTCGAAAAAGCGGCGGATGAGAGCGGCTTCGAGCTTCGCTCCTCGCTTCGCTACGCCCATTCCGAGACGCATGTTGCAACCATGCTCGCCGCCAATGGGCTGGAGACGATCGCAACCGAGGAGGCCGTGATTCGCATGGACGCGGGCGAGCCGATCACGGGGCTGTTGTTTTTAGCGCGGCGTTCGGGATAG
- a CDS encoding DUF6460 domain-containing protein: protein MAEGLNRLLGDTPGRTIIKLVVISVVVGFVMSMMGFSPWDLVRFIQRGIRDLWNSGFAALGRVGDYLIVGAMIVIPVFIILRILNWRKS, encoded by the coding sequence ATGGCCGAAGGGCTGAACCGGTTGCTCGGGGACACACCGGGACGCACGATCATCAAACTTGTCGTCATTTCGGTGGTGGTCGGCTTCGTGATGAGCATGATGGGCTTCTCGCCCTGGGACCTCGTCCGGTTCATCCAGCGTGGCATCCGCGATCTCTGGAACTCGGGCTTTGCGGCACTCGGCCGGGTCGGCGACTACCTGATCGTCGGCGCCATGATCGTCATACCGGTCTTTATCATTCTTCGCATCCTCAACTGGCGGAAATCCTGA
- a CDS encoding CAP domain-containing protein — MHYLLSRRLFLIGSGTTLLLSGCSVTSTLAPIESGTSADMTDAALPMVNSVRRKQGKSSLFNDPVAANAAKDHAIRMSRYGKMNHDLGKDKNFLGRMKRMEVPLPAAENIATGQDSTEEALTAWIRSRHHLDNMLGSYTGVGVAVAKNTGTGDRPYWAMVLSNSPSRFSLRA; from the coding sequence ATGCACTATCTACTCTCCCGGCGCCTTTTCCTGATCGGTTCCGGAACCACGCTTCTCCTCTCCGGCTGTTCGGTGACATCAACGCTCGCGCCGATCGAAAGCGGCACATCGGCCGACATGACCGATGCGGCCCTGCCGATGGTCAACAGCGTGCGGCGCAAGCAGGGCAAATCCAGCCTGTTCAACGATCCGGTCGCGGCCAATGCCGCCAAGGATCATGCAATCCGCATGTCGCGCTACGGCAAGATGAATCACGACCTAGGCAAGGACAAGAATTTCCTCGGCCGCATGAAGCGGATGGAAGTACCCCTGCCCGCTGCCGAGAATATCGCCACTGGCCAGGACTCGACCGAGGAAGCGCTGACGGCCTGGATTCGCTCGCGGCACCATCTCGACAACATGCTCGGATCCTATACCGGCGTCGGCGTTGCCGTGGCGAAGAACACCGGCACCGGCGACCGGCCTTATTGGGCGATGGTGCTCTCCAATTCGCCTTCACGCTTCTCGCTCAGGGCATGA
- a CDS encoding DUF1254 domain-containing protein, which yields MFRTLRMAAAVLAGMATAAFAQTVTPEEARAVAKEAYVYAFAPIASYGTWSKQATLPDAPEYIGGFNVFRHYSDAYTPENRDVVTPNNDTPYSWAWLDLRAEPMVLSVPAVPHDRYYVMQLIDLFTYNFGYVGVRATGFDAGSYIIAGPGWNGEKPANVNQVIKAETDIVGILGRTSLNGKEDIPNVKAIQAGYKLEPLSQFLKVPAPEPASAIAFPPYSHVKASSHDFIGYLNFLLQFAQPTVPEERSLMARFAGIGIAPGKPWDAAKVDPELLKAIDAGVEDAKAEMAQVAKTTLSSNGLFGSRDVLKGNYMIRAMGAEKGLYGNSIEEAWYGGFVGDGSQQTMLHFTADTLPPAKFFWSLTLYALPDRFLYANPLERYSIGDRTKDLKYGADKSLTIYLGHKSPGKDKEANWLPTPEGKYSLVARIYGPDKSAMEGSWKLPAPQPAE from the coding sequence ATGTTCAGAACACTCAGAATGGCGGCAGCCGTGCTGGCGGGAATGGCGACGGCAGCGTTCGCCCAGACGGTCACGCCTGAAGAAGCACGTGCCGTTGCCAAGGAAGCATATGTCTACGCCTTTGCTCCGATCGCGAGTTACGGAACGTGGTCCAAGCAGGCGACGCTGCCGGATGCGCCCGAGTATATCGGGGGTTTTAACGTCTTCCGGCACTATTCGGACGCGTACACCCCAGAAAACCGGGATGTCGTGACACCGAACAACGACACGCCCTATTCCTGGGCGTGGCTCGATCTGCGGGCCGAGCCCATGGTGCTGAGCGTGCCCGCCGTTCCGCACGACCGGTATTACGTGATGCAGCTTATTGATCTCTTCACCTATAATTTCGGCTATGTCGGCGTGCGGGCGACAGGCTTCGATGCCGGTAGCTACATCATCGCCGGACCAGGCTGGAATGGTGAAAAGCCGGCGAACGTCAATCAGGTGATTAAGGCCGAAACCGACATCGTCGGCATTCTCGGGCGAACATCCCTGAACGGCAAGGAAGACATCCCCAACGTCAAGGCCATACAGGCTGGCTATAAGCTGGAGCCATTGAGCCAGTTCCTCAAGGTGCCGGCACCTGAGCCCGCATCGGCGATCGCGTTTCCGCCCTACAGTCATGTCAAGGCTTCTAGCCACGACTTCATCGGTTACCTGAATTTCCTTCTGCAGTTCGCGCAGCCAACTGTCCCGGAGGAACGGTCGCTCATGGCGAGGTTTGCCGGGATCGGTATCGCGCCGGGCAAACCATGGGATGCGGCCAAGGTCGATCCAGAGTTGCTGAAGGCCATTGATGCGGGTGTCGAGGATGCCAAAGCCGAAATGGCGCAGGTCGCAAAGACCACTCTCAGTTCGAACGGTCTCTTCGGTTCGCGAGATGTGCTGAAGGGCAACTACATGATCCGCGCGATGGGGGCAGAGAAGGGTCTCTATGGCAACTCGATCGAGGAGGCCTGGTATGGCGGCTTCGTCGGCGACGGCTCGCAGCAGACCATGCTGCATTTCACCGCAGACACGCTGCCGCCTGCAAAATTCTTCTGGTCGCTGACGCTCTATGCGCTGCCCGATCGCTTCCTGTACGCCAACCCGCTGGAGCGCTACTCCATCGGCGATAGAACGAAGGACCTCAAATACGGCGCCGACAAGTCGCTGACGATCTATCTGGGGCACAAGTCGCCGGGCAAGGACAAGGAGGCAAACTGGTTGCCGACGCCGGAGGGCAAATACAGTCTCGTCGCGCGGATTTACGGCCCCGACAAATCGGCGATGGAAGGAAGCTGGAAACTTCCGGCGCCGCAGCCTGCGGAGTAG